A portion of the Thermosipho atlanticus DSM 15807 genome contains these proteins:
- a CDS encoding ATP-binding protein — translation MKCQHCRKKAILKSPRLCEDHFVEYFERKIGKFIEKYHLKNKKLLIAISGGKDSVTVSYVLSKLKEKYNLSLEYFFIRLGIPRFTENSEAVAKLVTEKIGYQLTVYDLKEEEGFIIPDFKYKPCSYCGMVRRYILNKYAYENNFDYIVMGHNLDDEVFFIFNNLFGKNIPQIQRTGPLTKTIPEKKLVGRVKPLYYLTEEEIILYAKLQKLPHIGCACPNSINSTQRKFKTTTEFTRDQKLNLVYSIIEIKKYLPEETVEIKFCEKCGFPTTSNICKFCRTKEKIISEKMLKK, via the coding sequence ATGAAATGTCAACACTGTAGGAAAAAAGCTATCCTTAAATCCCCAAGACTTTGTGAGGATCATTTTGTTGAGTATTTTGAAAGAAAAATTGGAAAGTTTATTGAAAAATACCACTTAAAAAATAAAAAATTATTAATCGCTATTTCTGGGGGAAAAGATTCCGTAACTGTTAGTTATGTACTATCAAAATTGAAAGAAAAATACAATCTTTCTTTAGAATATTTCTTTATTAGACTTGGTATACCTCGTTTTACAGAAAATTCTGAAGCAGTCGCAAAGCTCGTAACAGAAAAAATTGGCTATCAGTTAACGGTGTACGACTTAAAAGAAGAAGAGGGCTTCATTATTCCAGATTTTAAATATAAACCCTGTTCATATTGTGGAATGGTTAGAAGGTATATCCTAAACAAATATGCCTATGAAAACAACTTTGATTATATTGTAATGGGCCATAATCTTGACGATGAAGTTTTCTTTATTTTCAACAATTTATTTGGAAAAAACATACCACAAATCCAGCGAACTGGCCCACTAACCAAAACAATTCCAGAAAAAAAACTTGTAGGAAGAGTTAAACCTTTGTACTACCTAACAGAAGAAGAAATCATTTTATATGCTAAACTACAAAAACTTCCTCACATTGGTTGTGCGTGTCCAAATTCAATTAATAGTACTCAACGAAAGTTCAAAACTACAACTGAATTTACACGTGACCAAAAATTAAATTTAGTATATTCAATTATCGAAATAAAAAAATATTTACCAGAAGAAACAGTTGAAATTAAATTCTGTGAAAAATGTGGATTTCCAACTACATCGAATATTTGTAAATTCTGTAGAACAAAAGAAAAAATAATCTCTGAAAAAATGTTAAAAAAATAA
- the amrA gene encoding AmmeMemoRadiSam system protein A: protein MIGKHPFVKWAIDVIENYIKFGKLIEPDKDKLPKEMFEKKAGCFVTLHLTNGSLRGCIGTYEPTKPNLALEIRSNAIASATRDPRFPPVTSDELDKIIVTVDVIGKIEPVNSIKELDPKKYGIIVSKGWNRGLLLPDIEGVDTVEEQIRIAKLKAGIFDNDFDIYKFTVERYE from the coding sequence ATGATTGGAAAACATCCATTCGTAAAATGGGCAATTGATGTCATTGAAAACTATATCAAATTTGGCAAACTAATTGAACCTGATAAGGATAAGTTACCAAAAGAAATGTTTGAAAAAAAAGCAGGATGCTTTGTAACACTGCACCTTACAAATGGAAGTTTAAGAGGATGTATAGGCACATATGAACCTACAAAACCAAATTTAGCTCTTGAAATCAGAAGTAATGCAATTGCTTCTGCCACGAGAGATCCTAGATTTCCTCCAGTAACTTCTGATGAACTTGATAAAATCATAGTTACAGTTGATGTTATTGGAAAAATCGAACCCGTCAATTCAATAAAAGAACTTGATCCAAAAAAATATGGAATAATTGTATCTAAAGGTTGGAACAGAGGACTCTTACTCCCCGACATAGAAGGTGTTGATACTGTTGAGGAACAAATTAGAATAGCCAAATTAAAAGCTGGAATATTTGATAATGACTTCGATATTTATAAATTTACTGTAGAAAGATACGAATAA
- a CDS encoding DUF4897 domain-containing protein — translation MQNRTLLYILIAFVAIFLIFDVFTLFTKKPKFEITFYQTKVEIDYSENSTITTLAVLSFNKQQDMFNYMESYNNAASSTFIDYFKKISDEIGKQLVVVNYNNKATERAGVLEIEEQAVIKNLVTKKDKYYELSMGKLPINSNNDSEFIIYLPQNTKVISIDPTPTTISNNTLKWNGGALEYFPTVIYTKSF, via the coding sequence TTGCAGAACAGAACATTACTCTACATTTTAATTGCATTTGTTGCTATTTTTTTGATCTTCGATGTTTTTACTCTCTTTACCAAAAAGCCAAAATTTGAGATAACTTTTTATCAAACAAAAGTCGAAATAGATTATTCTGAAAATTCTACTATTACAACTTTAGCCGTTTTATCATTTAATAAGCAACAAGATATGTTTAATTACATGGAAAGTTATAATAACGCTGCATCTTCAACATTTATAGATTATTTTAAAAAAATTTCCGATGAAATCGGGAAACAACTTGTTGTTGTCAATTACAACAATAAAGCTACAGAAAGAGCAGGTGTGTTAGAAATAGAAGAACAAGCTGTTATTAAAAACCTTGTAACTAAAAAAGACAAATATTATGAACTAAGCATGGGAAAGTTACCAATAAATTCGAATAATGATTCTGAATTTATCATCTATTTACCCCAAAACACCAAAGTTATTTCAATTGATCCAACTCCTACAACAATAAGTAATAACACGTTAAAATGGAATGGAGGTGCTCTTGAATATTTTCCTACAGTAATCTACACTAAAAGTTTTTAG